The Amycolatopsis sp. 195334CR genome window below encodes:
- a CDS encoding Dps family protein has product MANAPIKSPLSESDKEVTGNALQATLVDLIDLSLIAKQAHWNVVGKNFRSVHLQLDELVDTARTYTDSVAERANAIGVSPNGKAKTVVASSGLADFPDNWQSDEATVAAIVDILADLIQRLRKRIDETDKSDLVTQDLLIEITNKLEEAHWMWQAQAA; this is encoded by the coding sequence ATGGCCAACGCGCCGATCAAGAGTCCGCTCAGCGAGAGCGACAAGGAGGTCACCGGCAACGCGCTGCAGGCGACCCTGGTCGACCTCATCGACCTGTCCCTGATCGCCAAGCAGGCGCACTGGAACGTGGTCGGGAAGAACTTCCGCAGCGTGCACCTGCAGCTCGACGAGCTGGTGGACACCGCGCGGACCTACACCGACTCGGTGGCCGAGCGCGCCAACGCGATCGGGGTCTCGCCGAACGGCAAGGCCAAGACCGTGGTCGCCAGCTCCGGCCTGGCGGACTTCCCGGACAACTGGCAGTCCGACGAGGCGACCGTGGCCGCCATCGTGGACATCCTCGCCGACCTGATCCAGCGCCTGCGCAAGCGGATCGACGAGACCGACAAGAGCGACCTGGTCACCCAGGATCTGCTGATCGAGATCACCAACAAGCTCGAAGAGGCCCACTGGATGTGGCAGGCCCAAGCCGCCTGA
- a CDS encoding organic hydroperoxide resistance protein yields MVQALYTAEAIARGEGRDGEVTSTDGIIDETLATPKELGGPGGEHTNPEQLFAAGYAACFHSALKVAARQHKADLGDSEITARVGIGKNDQGKFELTVELDAKLIGMEQGKADELVAEAHQICPYSSATRGNIEVKVTATTTK; encoded by the coding sequence ATGGTCCAGGCGCTCTACACCGCCGAGGCGATCGCCCGCGGCGAAGGTCGCGACGGCGAAGTCACCTCGACCGACGGAATCATCGACGAGACCCTCGCCACGCCGAAGGAACTCGGCGGTCCCGGCGGGGAGCACACCAATCCGGAGCAGCTGTTCGCGGCCGGTTACGCGGCCTGCTTCCACAGCGCGCTCAAGGTCGCCGCCCGGCAGCACAAGGCCGACCTCGGCGACTCCGAGATCACCGCCAGGGTCGGCATCGGCAAGAACGACCAGGGCAAGTTCGAACTGACCGTCGAACTCGACGCGAAGCTGATCGGGATGGAGCAGGGCAAGGCGGACGAACTGGTCGCCGAGGCGCACCAGATCTGCCCGTACTCCAGCGCCACCCGCGGCAACATCGAGGTCAAGGTCACCGCCACCACCACGAAGTGA
- a CDS encoding NADPH-dependent FMN reductase: MAIKVVGVGGSLRDGSQTERALRLALAGAESAGAETVAITGSDLVLPFYDATDVDRGPEAAHLVETLRTADGVIIASPGYHGALSGLVKNALDYIEDLRGDERPYLDGRAVGLASIAFGWQASVATLAQLRTITHSLRGWPTPLGGAINSAEVKFDESGGCSSEKAEFTLRTIGSQVVEFARFRAGR, encoded by the coding sequence ATGGCCATCAAGGTGGTGGGCGTCGGCGGCTCGCTGCGGGACGGCTCCCAGACCGAGCGGGCGCTCCGGCTGGCGCTGGCCGGTGCCGAGAGCGCGGGCGCCGAGACCGTCGCGATCACCGGATCCGACCTGGTGCTGCCCTTCTACGACGCCACCGACGTCGACCGCGGCCCGGAAGCCGCCCACCTGGTCGAGACCCTGCGCACCGCCGACGGCGTGATCATCGCCTCACCCGGTTACCACGGCGCGCTGTCCGGCCTGGTCAAGAACGCCCTCGACTACATCGAGGACCTGCGCGGCGACGAGCGCCCGTACCTCGACGGCCGCGCGGTCGGCCTCGCCTCGATCGCCTTCGGCTGGCAGGCCTCGGTCGCCACGCTCGCCCAGTTGCGCACGATCACGCACTCGCTGCGCGGCTGGCCCACGCCGCTCGGCGGCGCGATCAACTCCGCCGAGGTCAAGTTCGACGAGAGCGGCGGCTGTTCCTCCGAGAAGGCGGAGTTCACGCTGCGCACCATCGGCAGCCAGGTGGTGGAGTTCGCGCGGTTCCGCGCCGGCCGCTGA